Proteins encoded in a region of the Streptomyces violaceoruber genome:
- a CDS encoding Lrp/AsnC family transcriptional regulator — translation MADSVVLDPVDLHLLRLLQNDARTTYRDLAAQVGVAPSTCLDRVTRLRRAGVILGHRLELDPAKLGRGLQALLLVQVRPHRRELVGPFVERIRALPESRTVFHLTGPDDYLVHVAVADMADLQRLVLDGFTSRREVARVETRLIFQQWECGPLLPPAVPADTP, via the coding sequence ATGGCCGATTCCGTCGTACTGGATCCGGTGGATCTCCATCTGCTGCGGCTGCTGCAGAACGACGCCCGGACCACCTACCGCGATCTCGCCGCCCAGGTCGGCGTCGCCCCGTCGACGTGTCTTGACCGGGTGACACGGCTGCGGCGGGCCGGGGTGATCCTCGGCCACCGGCTCGAGCTGGACCCGGCGAAGCTGGGGCGCGGTCTCCAGGCACTGCTGCTGGTGCAGGTGCGCCCGCACCGGCGGGAGCTGGTGGGACCGTTCGTGGAGCGGATCCGGGCGCTGCCGGAGTCGCGCACCGTCTTCCACCTCACCGGCCCGGACGACTACCTCGTGCATGTCGCGGTGGCGGACATGGCGGACCTGCAACGGCTGGTCCTGGACGGATTCACCTCCCGGCGCGAAGTGGCCCGCGTCGAGACCCGGCTGATCTTCCAGCAGTGGGAGTGCGGCCCCCTGCTGCCGCCGGCCGTGCCCGCGGACACGCCCTGA
- a CDS encoding DUF885 domain-containing protein, with product MSETKSPLPREVADAYVDELIALDPVTGTYLGVAESSSRLPDFSPAGQEALAELARTTLARLDEAERRPGGDSDVERRCARLLRERLTAEIAVHEADEGLRSVGNMGTAAHSVREVFTLTPTGTDEDWARIAERLRAVPAAFAGYRASLSLGLERKLYAAPRPTATFVEQLGEWADTGEGRGWFEDFAADGPEALRAELDEAARGATAAVVELRDWMRDVYAPAVEGAPNTVGRERYARWSRYYNGTDLDLDEAYAYGWAEYHRLLAEMKAEAEKILPGAETPWVALAHLDEHGKHIEGVDEVRDWLQGLMDQAIEQLDGTHFELAERVRRVESRIAPPGSAAAPYYTSPSEDFSRPGRTWLPTMGQTRFPVYDLVSTWYHEGVPGHHLQLAQWTHVAEDLSRYQASVGMVSANAEGWALYAERLMDELGYLTDEEQRLGYLDAQMMRAARVIVDIGMHLELEIPADSPFHPGERWTPKLAQEFFGAHSSRPADFVESELTRYLTIPGQAIGYKLGERAWLLGREKARERHGDAFDPKAWHMAALSQGSLGLDDLVDELSRL from the coding sequence ATGTCAGAGACCAAGAGCCCGCTGCCCCGCGAGGTCGCCGACGCGTACGTCGACGAGCTCATCGCCCTCGACCCGGTCACCGGTACGTATCTCGGTGTCGCGGAGAGTTCCAGCCGTCTGCCCGACTTCTCGCCCGCCGGGCAGGAGGCCCTCGCGGAGCTGGCCCGCACCACCCTCGCCCGGCTGGACGAGGCGGAGCGCCGGCCGGGCGGTGACAGCGACGTGGAGCGGCGCTGCGCCCGGCTGCTGCGTGAGCGCCTCACCGCCGAGATCGCGGTGCACGAGGCCGACGAGGGCCTGCGGTCGGTCGGCAACATGGGCACCGCCGCCCACTCGGTGCGCGAGGTCTTCACCCTCACCCCGACCGGCACCGACGAGGACTGGGCCCGGATCGCGGAGCGCCTGCGGGCGGTCCCGGCGGCGTTCGCGGGCTACCGCGCGTCCCTGTCGCTGGGTCTGGAGCGCAAGCTGTACGCGGCGCCGCGGCCGACGGCCACCTTCGTCGAGCAGCTCGGTGAGTGGGCGGACACGGGTGAAGGCCGCGGCTGGTTCGAGGACTTCGCCGCCGACGGCCCCGAGGCGCTGCGCGCGGAGCTGGACGAGGCCGCCCGGGGTGCGACCGCGGCCGTGGTCGAGCTGCGGGACTGGATGCGCGACGTGTACGCCCCGGCCGTCGAGGGCGCCCCGAACACGGTGGGCCGGGAGCGCTACGCCCGCTGGTCGCGGTACTACAACGGCACCGACCTGGACCTGGACGAGGCGTACGCGTACGGCTGGGCCGAGTACCACCGCCTGCTGGCCGAGATGAAGGCGGAGGCCGAGAAGATCCTGCCGGGCGCCGAGACTCCGTGGGTGGCGCTGGCCCACCTGGACGAGCACGGCAAGCACATCGAGGGCGTCGACGAGGTCCGCGACTGGCTGCAGGGCCTGATGGACCAGGCGATCGAGCAGCTGGACGGCACGCACTTCGAACTCGCCGAGCGGGTCCGGCGGGTGGAGTCGCGCATCGCGCCGCCCGGCAGCGCGGCCGCGCCCTACTACACGTCCCCCTCGGAGGACTTCTCCCGCCCCGGCCGCACCTGGCTGCCGACGATGGGCCAGACCCGCTTCCCCGTGTACGACCTGGTGTCGACCTGGTACCACGAGGGCGTGCCCGGCCACCACCTCCAGCTCGCCCAGTGGACGCACGTGGCGGAGGACCTCTCCCGCTACCAGGCTTCGGTCGGCATGGTCAGCGCCAACGCCGAGGGCTGGGCGCTGTACGCGGAGCGGCTGATGGACGAGCTGGGTTACCTCACGGACGAGGAGCAGCGCCTCGGCTACCTGGACGCCCAGATGATGCGGGCCGCCCGGGTCATCGTGGACATCGGCATGCACCTGGAGCTGGAGATCCCGGCGGACTCGCCGTTCCACCCGGGTGAGCGCTGGACGCCGAAGCTGGCGCAGGAGTTCTTCGGCGCGCACAGCAGCCGCCCGGCGGACTTCGTGGAGAGTGAGCTGACCCGGTACCTGACGATTCCGGGCCAGGCGATCGGCTACAAGCTCGGTGAGCGGGCGTGGCTGCTCGGCCGGGAGAAGGCCCGCGAGCGGCACGGCGACGCGTTCGACCCGAAGGCCTGGCACATGGCGGCGCTCTCCCAGGGTTCGCTGGGCCTGGACGACCTGGTCGACGAGCTGTCCCGGCTGTGA
- a CDS encoding GNAT family N-acetyltransferase, translating to MSDVTDAVVRLVDHGPTVPALVLASLAALIATAGFHTRWSRRHGQAPPADDTGARPPTAERPAGTGPAGSGSAGSEPGGSGPGGESALWRMRTTVRDAPGSLAVLCAALADRRIDILSLQTHPLTEGTVDEFLLRAPGELSAAELAEVVTTAGGARTWTERADAHDLVDAPTRVLGLAARTALDAAELPLALRQLLGRCTIRSLPAPADDGAGARAAAAVPPEGALEDTVLRLRAPEGGVISVERPHLPFTPAEFARARALVELDARLGPRVPRGRDVLTLPEGSDITVRRADTRDVPAAKAMHERCSARTLGMRYHGPVGDADRYLNHLLSPRFGRTLAVQTASGRLVGLGHLLWDGDETEVALLVEDGWQRRGIGGELLARLVAMAADAGCESVYAITQASNTGMVAAMRGLGLPLDYQIEEGTLVVTARLDPAAQAAARLPQAERIGRE from the coding sequence ATGTCTGATGTGACGGATGCCGTGGTGCGCCTGGTCGACCACGGCCCCACGGTGCCCGCCCTGGTGCTGGCCTCGCTGGCGGCACTGATCGCCACGGCGGGTTTCCACACCCGGTGGTCACGACGCCACGGGCAGGCGCCACCGGCCGACGATACCGGCGCCCGGCCGCCGACCGCCGAGCGGCCGGCCGGGACCGGACCGGCCGGGAGCGGATCGGCCGGGAGCGAGCCGGGCGGGTCCGGGCCCGGCGGTGAGAGCGCGCTGTGGCGGATGCGCACGACGGTGCGGGACGCGCCGGGGTCGCTGGCAGTGCTCTGCGCGGCCCTCGCCGACCGGCGGATCGACATCCTGAGCCTGCAGACGCACCCGCTGACCGAGGGCACGGTGGACGAGTTCCTGCTCCGTGCCCCGGGCGAGCTGAGCGCCGCCGAGCTGGCCGAGGTGGTGACGACGGCGGGCGGTGCCCGGACCTGGACCGAGCGGGCGGACGCCCACGACCTGGTCGACGCGCCCACCCGGGTGCTGGGCCTGGCCGCCCGCACCGCCCTGGACGCGGCGGAACTCCCGTTGGCACTGCGCCAGTTGCTGGGCCGCTGCACCATCAGGTCCCTCCCGGCGCCCGCGGACGACGGGGCGGGGGCACGAGCGGCGGCCGCGGTACCGCCGGAGGGCGCGCTGGAGGACACCGTGCTGCGGCTGCGCGCCCCCGAGGGCGGGGTGATCAGCGTCGAGCGGCCCCATCTGCCGTTCACGCCGGCCGAGTTCGCGCGGGCGCGGGCGCTGGTCGAGCTGGACGCCCGGCTCGGTCCGCGGGTCCCGCGCGGCCGGGACGTGCTGACGCTGCCCGAGGGCAGCGACATCACCGTCCGCCGGGCCGACACACGTGACGTTCCGGCCGCGAAGGCGATGCACGAGCGCTGCTCGGCGCGGACGCTGGGGATGCGGTACCACGGTCCGGTCGGGGATGCCGACCGGTACCTCAACCACCTGCTCAGCCCCCGTTTCGGCCGCACCCTCGCCGTGCAGACCGCCTCGGGGCGGCTCGTGGGACTCGGCCACCTGTTGTGGGACGGGGACGAGACGGAGGTCGCGCTGCTCGTCGAGGACGGGTGGCAGCGCCGCGGCATCGGCGGCGAACTCCTGGCCCGGCTCGTGGCGATGGCGGCCGACGCGGGCTGCGAGAGCGTGTACGCGATCACGCAGGCGTCGAACACCGGCATGGTCGCCGCGATGCGTGGCCTGGGCCTCCCCCTCGACTACCAGATCGAGGAGGGGACCCTGGTCGTCACGGCCCGCCTGGACCCGGCCGCCCAAGCCGCGGCACGGCTGCCGCAGGCGGAGCGGATCGGCCGGGAGTGA
- a CDS encoding Lrp/AsnC family transcriptional regulator, giving the protein MTEYSPDATDWRILEALQRDGRASFAELARAVSMSASAVTERVRRLEEAGIIQGYAAVVDPERLGLPILAFVRLRYPVANYKPFHDLVAVTPEILEAHHVTGDDCFVIKVAARSMRHLEEVSGRISALGSVTTSVVYSSPLPRRPLGR; this is encoded by the coding sequence ATGACCGAGTATTCCCCGGACGCCACCGACTGGCGCATCCTCGAAGCGCTCCAGCGGGACGGGCGGGCCAGCTTCGCCGAACTGGCCCGTGCCGTCTCGATGTCCGCGAGCGCGGTGACGGAGCGCGTGCGGCGGCTGGAGGAGGCCGGGATCATCCAGGGGTACGCGGCGGTCGTCGATCCGGAGCGGCTCGGCCTGCCGATCCTGGCGTTCGTGCGGCTGCGCTATCCGGTCGCCAACTACAAGCCGTTCCACGACCTGGTCGCGGTCACGCCGGAGATCCTGGAGGCGCACCACGTCACGGGCGACGACTGCTTCGTCATCAAGGTCGCGGCCCGTTCCATGCGGCACCTGGAGGAGGTGTCCGGCCGGATCAGCGCCCTCGGGTCGGTCACCACGAGCGTCGTCTACTCCTCACCGCTCCCCCGCCGCCCGCTGGGCCGCTGA
- a CDS encoding trans-sulfuration enzyme family protein — MDSARTHTSPPDDVRFTAPAGRALATEAVHAGRDDLAAQGLHAPPIDLSTTYPSYDSRGEAARIDAFAATGAEPDGPPVYGRLGNPTVARFETALARLEGTEAAVAFASGMAALSAVLLVRGSMGLRHVVAVRPLYGCSDHLLTAGLLGSEVTWTDPAGVADALRPDTGLVLVESPANPTLAEVDLRAVAHACGSVPLLVDNTFATPVLQRPAEHGARLVLHSATKYLGGHGDVLAGVVACDEEFAGRLRQVRFATGGVLHPLAGYLLLRGLSTLPVRVRAASANAADLAGRLAADPRVARVHYPRIGGAMVSFEVHGDPHAVIAGVRLITPAVSLGSVDTLIQHPASISHRIVDADDRRGAGVGDRLLRLSVGLEDVDDLWADLDRALGERAAGAVSPREALSRAD; from the coding sequence ATGGACTCAGCGCGCACGCACACGTCACCACCCGACGACGTACGCTTCACCGCACCCGCGGGCAGGGCACTGGCCACCGAAGCCGTGCACGCCGGCCGCGACGACCTCGCCGCCCAGGGACTGCACGCCCCGCCCATCGACCTGTCCACGACCTACCCGTCGTACGACAGCCGCGGCGAGGCCGCCCGCATCGACGCGTTCGCCGCGACCGGTGCCGAGCCGGACGGGCCGCCCGTCTACGGCCGCCTCGGCAACCCGACCGTCGCCCGCTTCGAGACGGCACTGGCCCGGCTGGAGGGCACGGAGGCCGCAGTCGCCTTCGCCAGCGGCATGGCCGCGCTGAGTGCCGTCCTGCTGGTCCGCGGCTCGATGGGGCTCCGTCACGTCGTCGCCGTACGGCCCCTGTACGGCTGCAGTGACCACCTGCTGACCGCCGGGCTGCTCGGGTCCGAGGTCACCTGGACCGACCCGGCGGGCGTCGCGGACGCGCTGCGCCCGGACACCGGACTGGTGCTCGTGGAGTCGCCGGCCAACCCGACGCTGGCCGAGGTCGACCTGCGGGCCGTCGCCCACGCCTGCGGGTCGGTGCCGCTGCTCGTGGACAACACCTTCGCCACGCCCGTGCTCCAGCGCCCCGCCGAGCACGGGGCCCGGCTGGTGCTGCACAGCGCCACCAAGTACCTGGGCGGGCACGGGGACGTACTGGCGGGCGTGGTCGCCTGCGACGAGGAGTTCGCCGGGCGGCTGCGGCAGGTCCGCTTCGCCACGGGCGGAGTGCTGCACCCGCTGGCCGGCTACCTCCTGCTGCGTGGGCTGTCCACCCTGCCCGTGCGGGTACGGGCCGCCTCCGCCAACGCCGCCGACCTGGCCGGGCGGCTGGCCGCCGACCCGCGGGTGGCCCGCGTCCACTACCCGCGCATCGGCGGTGCGATGGTCTCCTTCGAGGTCCACGGCGACCCGCACGCGGTCATCGCCGGTGTCCGGCTGATCACCCCGGCCGTGAGCCTCGGCAGCGTCGACACGCTCATCCAGCACCCGGCGTCGATCAGCCACCGCATCGTGGACGCGGACGACCGGCGGGGGGCCGGGGTCGGCGACCGGCTGCTGCGGCTGTCGGTCGGCCTGGAGGACGTCGACGACCTGTGGGCCGACCTGGACCGGGCCCTGGGGGAGCGGGCGGCCGGGGCCGTCTCGCCGCGGGAGGCGCTGTCGCGGGCCGACTGA
- a CDS encoding immunity 21 family protein, with the protein MVRYAEPGAVEWVESGGGPLIAVPETVLPFWTGADGEETDSDYDRACEVDGQVGLLPVGDSTALVLGDEPASTAYLPDHGAFVRWCAADSEDEVLARVPAALDAAEWQPEVSWHVSGPVLLFDAAWPGSASDRAPDRVRVALEPGRYAVRAAEVRPGPETWLSLVHLRRLADR; encoded by the coding sequence ATGGTGCGATACGCGGAGCCGGGCGCGGTGGAGTGGGTCGAGTCGGGCGGAGGGCCGCTGATCGCGGTACCCGAGACGGTCCTGCCGTTCTGGACCGGCGCCGACGGCGAGGAGACGGACTCCGACTACGACCGGGCCTGCGAGGTCGACGGCCAGGTCGGACTGCTCCCGGTCGGCGACTCCACCGCCCTCGTGCTCGGCGACGAACCCGCCTCCACCGCCTACCTCCCCGACCACGGCGCCTTCGTCCGCTGGTGCGCCGCCGACTCCGAGGACGAGGTGCTGGCGAGGGTTCCCGCCGCCCTCGACGCCGCCGAATGGCAGCCCGAGGTGTCCTGGCACGTATCCGGCCCCGTGCTCCTGTTCGACGCCGCCTGGCCCGGCAGCGCATCCGACCGCGCTCCCGACCGGGTGCGGGTCGCCCTGGAACCCGGCCGGTACGCGGTGCGCGCGGCCGAGGTGCGCCCGGGTCCCGAGACCTGGCTGAGCCTCGTACACCTGCGGCGGCTCGCCGACCGGTAG
- a CDS encoding DUF7824 domain-containing protein — protein MTTTVASAVVTPAATATATADTTGLLVTAVRAGRTAEVVALLDGMTDAQRRAAFPELKAVRQELRTARWSADSRRAHPALHAAGAACQTGAAAVANWLAAVDMRWSQASPAVLLHVLGDRDRGWLADVAHRLAQRPAASNVSYELMAGLVRLSGCPVPTTEAYVQGWLTHVGGDWQRGGTVCDRLRRDPHLAELVAALFRTEGVGTQLGWLSGDGPESWTSALARLTGEGVLDRRSVVDACVARLLRGGAPAELRVFLRLLKDLALTREEERRRAADWTALASDAMPTVASHAQSVLGALALAGELSPRRLAQVTEAVLFRTEKKLVRAQLVLLGKVLTKNRSAAGELLPAAARAFGHEDSDAQERALKLVERHVGKVTAAEVREELAGAAEQLIPALRARAVRTLGATPPDSVPVAHEEVLPPPPQPVRLAPAPAAAVEVAEEISALLASGSDVAVFERALDGLVRHAHLDRDALLEALEPVVARRWWAEGERRHGHRSDDFFARRHELFDDARAFDLLLATLYGKVRTDTLHRVVHDGLTNSGCAHNSLARPFEARVWEVAHRLRTDPQPFLLATPTWGTGLLEPGELVDRLDAYRRAGARVAAVDFGQALLRVRRDNRPAALAAAERAAALGTEEGERLARRLLTERAAPSVTRRTADTRILVELGEVPDLRAEEFPAALRLLGRPVNPDSDHWYCSHWSGAMRPHWFALLPERPELVAARLLRDVSEAAVHDQQGTAASVLPHLADADGEAGEAVHLSVAYGLGARHAEDRLAAVDALLVLAARGRLEAGRLGADLGQLVRRGAVKPARLADAVRTAAATGANATVWAVLRQVLPVLLADLSTGGATTSSARGLGELLAVAAECAERTGERGSLPHLSGVADRRGTSRLVTQARRLREALAAAPAAA, from the coding sequence ATGACGACGACGGTGGCGAGTGCGGTGGTGACTCCGGCTGCGACTGCGACTGCGACTGCGGACACGACGGGGCTGCTGGTGACGGCGGTGCGAGCGGGTCGGACGGCCGAGGTCGTGGCGCTGCTCGACGGCATGACCGACGCGCAGCGGCGCGCCGCTTTCCCCGAGTTGAAGGCGGTCCGACAGGAGCTGAGGACGGCCCGCTGGTCCGCGGACTCCCGCCGGGCCCACCCGGCGCTGCACGCGGCCGGGGCGGCGTGCCAGACCGGCGCCGCGGCCGTGGCGAACTGGCTCGCGGCCGTCGACATGCGCTGGTCGCAGGCGTCTCCGGCGGTCCTGCTGCATGTGCTGGGCGACCGCGATCGCGGGTGGCTGGCCGACGTGGCGCACCGCCTCGCCCAGCGACCGGCCGCCTCCAACGTGTCGTACGAGCTGATGGCCGGCCTGGTGCGGTTGTCCGGCTGCCCGGTGCCGACGACGGAGGCGTACGTCCAGGGCTGGCTCACCCACGTCGGCGGCGACTGGCAGCGCGGTGGCACGGTCTGCGACCGCCTGCGCCGGGACCCGCACCTCGCGGAGCTGGTCGCCGCCCTCTTCCGCACCGAAGGCGTCGGCACGCAGCTCGGATGGCTGTCCGGCGACGGGCCCGAGAGCTGGACCAGCGCCCTGGCGCGGCTGACCGGCGAGGGCGTGCTCGACCGACGGTCCGTGGTCGACGCGTGCGTGGCACGGCTGCTGCGCGGAGGCGCACCGGCCGAGCTACGGGTGTTCCTGCGCCTGCTGAAGGACCTGGCCCTCACCCGCGAGGAGGAGCGCCGGCGGGCGGCCGACTGGACGGCGCTCGCCTCGGACGCGATGCCGACGGTGGCCTCCCACGCCCAGTCGGTGCTGGGCGCCCTGGCCCTGGCAGGCGAGTTGTCCCCGCGGCGGTTGGCGCAAGTGACCGAGGCGGTGCTGTTCCGCACCGAGAAGAAGCTCGTGCGGGCCCAGCTCGTGCTGCTCGGCAAGGTACTCACCAAGAACCGGTCCGCGGCCGGTGAGTTGCTGCCGGCCGCCGCCCGGGCGTTCGGGCACGAGGACTCCGACGCGCAGGAGCGGGCGCTGAAGCTGGTCGAGCGCCACGTCGGCAAGGTCACCGCCGCGGAAGTCCGGGAGGAGCTGGCCGGGGCGGCCGAGCAGTTGATTCCCGCCCTGCGCGCCCGGGCGGTGCGCACCCTGGGAGCGACACCGCCGGACTCGGTGCCCGTGGCCCACGAGGAGGTACTGCCTCCTCCGCCGCAGCCGGTGCGCCTGGCCCCCGCTCCCGCGGCGGCCGTCGAAGTCGCCGAGGAGATCAGCGCGTTGCTGGCCTCCGGAAGTGACGTGGCCGTGTTCGAGCGCGCCCTGGACGGCCTGGTCCGGCACGCGCACCTGGACCGGGACGCCCTGCTGGAGGCCCTGGAACCGGTGGTCGCCCGCCGCTGGTGGGCCGAGGGGGAGCGGCGGCACGGCCACCGGTCCGACGACTTCTTCGCCCGCCGCCACGAACTGTTCGACGACGCGCGCGCCTTCGACCTGCTCCTGGCGACCTTGTACGGGAAGGTCCGGACGGACACCTTGCACCGCGTGGTCCACGACGGGTTGACGAACTCCGGCTGCGCGCACAACTCCCTGGCCCGCCCCTTCGAGGCCCGCGTGTGGGAGGTGGCCCACCGGCTGCGTACCGACCCCCAGCCGTTCCTGCTGGCCACCCCCACCTGGGGCACGGGTCTGCTCGAACCCGGCGAGCTGGTGGACCGCCTGGACGCCTACCGCCGCGCGGGCGCCCGGGTCGCGGCGGTCGACTTCGGTCAGGCGCTGCTGCGGGTGCGGCGGGACAACCGCCCGGCGGCGCTCGCGGCGGCTGAACGCGCGGCGGCGCTGGGGACCGAGGAGGGGGAGCGGCTCGCGCGCCGGCTGCTCACCGAGCGGGCCGCCCCTTCCGTCACCCGGCGGACGGCGGACACCCGGATCCTGGTGGAACTCGGTGAGGTGCCCGACCTCCGGGCGGAGGAGTTCCCCGCCGCCCTGCGGCTGCTGGGGCGTCCGGTGAACCCGGACTCGGACCACTGGTACTGCAGTCACTGGAGCGGCGCGATGCGCCCGCACTGGTTCGCCCTGCTGCCCGAGCGACCGGAGCTGGTGGCCGCACGGCTGCTGCGGGACGTGTCCGAGGCGGCCGTGCACGACCAGCAGGGCACCGCCGCCTCGGTGCTGCCCCACCTCGCCGACGCGGACGGCGAGGCCGGCGAGGCCGTGCATCTGTCCGTGGCCTACGGGCTGGGTGCGCGGCACGCCGAGGACCGGCTCGCAGCGGTGGACGCCCTGCTCGTACTGGCGGCGCGCGGTCGGCTCGAAGCCGGCCGGCTGGGCGCGGATCTCGGCCAGTTGGTCCGGCGCGGCGCGGTGAAGCCGGCGCGGCTCGCGGACGCGGTGCGCACCGCCGCGGCGACGGGGGCGAACGCCACGGTGTGGGCGGTCCTGCGCCAGGTGCTCCCCGTGCTGCTCGCCGACCTCTCCACCGGTGGCGCCACGACGTCCTCGGCCCGTGGGCTCGGTGAACTGCTGGCCGTGGCGGCCGAGTGCGCCGAACGGACGGGCGAACGGGGCTCTCTGCCGCACCTGTCGGGGGTGGCGGACCGCCGCGGTACGTCACGGCTGGTGACACAGGCGCGGCGGCTGCGGGAGGCGCTGGCGGCGGCACCCGCGGCCGCCTGA
- a CDS encoding rhodanese-like domain-containing protein, translating into MSVTTAVAGHVNPVLRVSPAPPAEAAAYFRASLAFHTDVSDVADALAAGGDPGFVLVDCRSTASWDQGHVPGAVHLPTALVPERAGELLDPAVPVVTYCWGPACNGATRAALALAELGYPVKEMLGGFEYWVREGFGFDTWQGAERRAADPLTVPVDAADCGC; encoded by the coding sequence ATGAGCGTCACCACCGCCGTCGCCGGGCACGTCAACCCCGTCCTGCGCGTGTCCCCCGCGCCGCCCGCCGAGGCCGCAGCGTACTTCCGGGCGAGCCTCGCCTTCCACACCGACGTCTCCGACGTCGCCGACGCCCTCGCGGCCGGCGGTGACCCGGGGTTCGTGCTCGTCGACTGCCGCTCCACGGCGTCCTGGGACCAGGGCCACGTGCCGGGCGCCGTCCACCTGCCCACCGCGCTCGTCCCCGAGCGGGCCGGGGAACTCCTCGACCCCGCCGTGCCGGTCGTGACGTACTGCTGGGGCCCCGCCTGCAACGGTGCGACGCGCGCCGCCCTCGCCCTCGCCGAACTCGGGTACCCCGTCAAGGAGATGCTCGGCGGGTTCGAGTACTGGGTGCGCGAGGGCTTCGGGTTCGACACGTGGCAGGGCGCCGAGCGACGTGCCGCCGACCCCCTGACCGTTCCGGTGGACGCGGCCGACTGCGGTTGCTGA
- a CDS encoding SWIM zinc finger family protein, producing the protein MTRSLQAVAYRRPSVLESAAGGQHLGLETSRGATPAGAVDHPRFFAGFLTAPQKASTALLAVADVAAARYYQPQLRASLDPVVTGSGDRLRFESFSGCGGVYARLDVLEAGLDGGEVGHGTTNVDVNNPLREALSRIGADDPLHLRVGPEELAVTTLDGPVVEKKVPLPDRWLRGFAEAQVIAAGFDLRAELDAAEAVRFLRALPRGGRSAATGLRWVVPAGRSLRPTTRAVPGAVCLPGPERLVALQRVLRHATALRVYGPAVASGAAATASAWEVLLPGMRLTLTLSPDAARGFSGEGGVLDALATDEAAADAELISVLLAWEPRIDIADLAAASGLTAERVRAALVRLGTSGRVGYDTAEAAYFHRELPYDAERVERHNPRLRSARALVAAGGVVLDGPIGTVTAEDGHVHRVREEAGVLSCSCLWWAKYRGGRGPCKHALAVRMVRRGSGESQGAVRIDGGAR; encoded by the coding sequence ATGACGCGATCTTTGCAGGCCGTGGCCTATCGACGACCCTCCGTGCTGGAGTCCGCGGCGGGCGGACAGCACCTGGGGCTGGAGACCTCCCGGGGTGCGACACCCGCCGGCGCCGTGGACCATCCGCGGTTCTTCGCGGGCTTCCTGACGGCCCCTCAGAAGGCGTCCACGGCGCTGCTCGCGGTGGCCGACGTGGCCGCCGCGCGGTACTACCAGCCGCAGCTGCGGGCCTCGCTCGACCCGGTGGTGACGGGCAGCGGCGACCGGCTCCGCTTCGAGTCCTTCTCCGGCTGCGGCGGGGTCTACGCCCGCCTGGACGTGCTGGAGGCGGGCCTCGACGGCGGCGAGGTCGGACACGGCACTACGAACGTCGACGTCAACAACCCCTTGCGCGAGGCCCTGTCCCGGATCGGCGCCGACGACCCGCTGCACCTGCGGGTGGGTCCCGAGGAATTGGCGGTGACCACGCTGGACGGTCCGGTCGTGGAGAAGAAGGTGCCGCTGCCGGACCGGTGGCTGCGCGGTTTCGCCGAGGCCCAGGTCATAGCGGCCGGCTTCGACCTGCGGGCCGAACTGGACGCGGCCGAGGCGGTGCGTTTCCTGCGCGCGCTGCCCCGCGGCGGCAGGAGCGCGGCGACCGGCCTCCGGTGGGTGGTGCCCGCCGGGCGTTCACTGCGGCCGACGACGCGTGCGGTGCCCGGCGCGGTGTGCCTGCCCGGTCCCGAGCGGCTGGTCGCGCTGCAGCGCGTACTGCGGCACGCCACGGCCCTGCGGGTCTACGGACCGGCGGTCGCCTCGGGGGCCGCCGCCACGGCCTCCGCCTGGGAGGTGCTCCTGCCGGGTATGCGGCTCACCCTCACCCTGTCCCCCGACGCCGCCCGCGGGTTCTCCGGTGAGGGCGGTGTCCTCGACGCGCTCGCCACCGACGAGGCGGCCGCGGACGCCGAGCTGATCTCGGTGCTCCTCGCCTGGGAGCCCCGGATCGACATCGCCGACCTGGCCGCCGCCTCGGGCCTGACCGCCGAGCGGGTGCGTGCGGCGCTGGTCCGCCTCGGCACCTCGGGGCGCGTCGGGTACGACACCGCCGAGGCGGCCTACTTCCACCGGGAGCTGCCGTACGACGCGGAGCGCGTGGAGCGGCACAATCCCCGGCTGCGTTCGGCCCGCGCCCTGGTGGCGGCGGGCGGGGTCGTCCTGGACGGTCCGATCGGGACGGTCACGGCCGAGGACGGTCATGTGCACCGGGTGCGCGAGGAGGCGGGGGTGCTCTCGTGCAGTTGCCTGTGGTGGGCCAAGTACCGGGGCGGGCGCGGTCCGTGCAAACACGCGCTGGCGGTGCGGATGGTGCGGCGGGGTTCCGGCGAGTCGCAGGGTGCGGTTCGGATCGACGGGGGTGCGCGATGA